The sequence ATGGCAGAAGTGTATGGAAAATGATGGGGACTCTGTCGAAGATTAACAGGTtcgttttttcgttttttgggaataaacattaaaatcatGCTAAAAAGGCACCGAACTTATTTATACACCTAATACTTTCCTTCGTTGATCAAAAGAAAACAGCTACTGAAGCTCACCGAATCATTATTGAAACTTATCCTGATTCTGCTTCATTCCTTAAAACACACTGGTTTAGATGATTCGAAAGTGGCGTTTGTGACTTGAAAGACATGGAATGCTCAGGATAGCCGAAAAAGTGAagaatgaagaagaaatgaagaaaaaatgaagatgaagaattaaaggaaattttagataaaaatgCAGCTAGAACACTAAAAGAACTGACAGGCTTATTGTATGTTAGCCAAAATGCTGTTTCTAAGCGTTTAAAAGCCTTAAATGGAAACAttcaaaaagaaggaaaatgggTTTCGCATGAATTGTCGGAATTGGCTATTTAAAGTCGTTACAACACTTGCGTTTCACTGTTTTTAAGGTACAAGAAGAAGCAGTTTTTGTATCAAGTTATGACTGGAGATGAAAGATGATATAGTACGATAATCCTAAACGAAAAAAATCATGGATGGATCCAAAACAACCATCAACATCGACGCCAAAACGCAATATTCATGAAAACAAAGTTATGCTCTGCATTTGGATTATGAAGGAGTACTACGAGCTACTACAACCAAATGAAACTGTTTCAACTGATCGATGTTCACAACAATTAAGCAAATTACAACAAGCATTGTACAATAAACGACCGCAAATAGCGAACAAAAGACGAAAGGTGATTCTTTTGCACGTCAGGTGCATGTCAATGTCaggtcttcttcttcttaggGTGCCATGTTCGTATCCGAATGTAGGCGACCATcaattagatttttataaCTCTCCCGATCTGGGGCAATTCTGAAAAGCTCTTCCAGGTGGAGCCCAGACCAGACAATGTCAGGTCACATGTCATTAAGTTCATGAAAACAAAGTTATTGGATCTTGGATGGGAAGTCTTATCCCACCCTGCATATTCTCTTGACACTGCTCTatctgattattatttgttccgattGATGCAGCACGCTCTTGAAGATACACACTTTCAAAATGTCGAAGAAGTCAAAAAATGGATCGATGAAATGGATTGCTTCAAAAGACAAgtccttttttttatcgtgGAATTCACTTACTATCAGAGATGGGAAAAGGTTGTAGCaagggaaaatattttgactgaaatataataggtatcattttttaaatgcatttttttaatctaaaaTTCATAGTGactaaaagcaaaatattacgacaCCATTCAGGATATCTAAGGGACTTTGATCATAGGTTTGGAAGCAATTCCGGAAGCTGGGTACAGAGACAGcttcgaaaaattttttaatcgttctCAGCGTTGTATTGACTTATTAGGAgtgtattttgaataaaagaataaaaccaaaaaacaattaacgcctcttatattttttccgGTATTAAGAGGaagctggagtcgtctgtattaccgacggagtaaataacgtttttaaataacttttttgtaTCTTATATAGTTAAACATTGTAATAGTGctctttatgtttttttttcagaaaaagacttgatttttatttttgtacactTGAAAAGGGTCGGAATACCGATCGAAACGTCGTGttgatttaattatctatacatataaaatccctattctgtctgttgttgaattgatcgggtacttcccgacatgctagaaacaccaaatttcgcatggtgataggagttcacccccaggtaatgggaaaattcttgaaatctttaatttcaacaatgatAACGCCTGGCGTAGACAGGGGTTTCCTTAGTATTTAATAAAGTGCCAGAGCAGTCAACACAggaattatttcattgttttttaaataaatctttttattggttgcgcagaatgaaaaatccttttgcacaaTATCAAGGACCTAATCTTATGCTCTGTTTTACTCTTACTTGGTCGATTTCACAttcacaaaagttttataaacactaatcttttttactacaCTTCTAAATTCACTTCTAAAAGCATCCACATGTTCCTTTATTCTGTTCCGAGTTGGGAGCTACCCTATTTTGTACAtacgaaatgtaaaattgttgtGGTCAGACAATAATCCGAGAAGAAAACTGTaactttaaaactttttctcgtttttcataTAAACTTCATTAGTCCCGTATTCATTATTGcctatactttaatcgtggaaaaggatttttcattctatgcaatcaataaaaagattagtgtTCACAAATTTtgggtaatacagacgactccagcttCCTCTTAATCGCTCCTAAGTATGGACAGATTgtgtattacaaattttctgTGAAATGTATCTATATATCAAGATTCTGTAATATCAATATTCAATCATTTCAGATGATGAATTGCGGTTAACATTCCCTGTGAAAGATGGCACTATACTTCCTCCCTTTCGTTTAGAACACAATTTGGCTGTTAGCAATCATGTGTTTCAACTTAAGCCCACGGTGCATCAAACGCTAATGTGGCGATCAGATTTGGAGCTGCAACTTAAGTGTTTCCACCATGAGGATAGACAACTGAATACAAATTGGCCGATGAGTGTGCAAGTTTCAGTAAACGCTACTCCTCTCATAATTGATCGCGGCGAAAACAAAACTTCCCATAAACCTCTCTACTTGAAAGATGTCTGTCAAGCAGGAAGgaatacaatacaaattaCTGTGGCGGCATGCTGTTGTGTAAGTTTCACTTATGTAAATCATTTAAACAATGATACAATGTAATTCGGAAATAATGAGTTTTTGTTTAGgataatcaaattaaacatttaatcaaatatatcataaaaagcatatatataattaatccgttttattataaataataatcttttcttttttatcatggtttctcttcctcgcttttactttcttctctttttcttcctttaatttttattacaattgtgGCTCTTTCACGCCGATTTATTGTTGATAGTCGCACTTATTTATACTACAACTGGTACATCGACCAAGTCTACGTAGTGTACTTCATGGATTATTACGTAAAAGACTGCTTGGAGCGGAGCATTGTATaacgaaaattaaaagaaatttcaacAACACGTTGTCGAATAATGGTATACAGTCGGAGAAGGATGTAGTGGAACAAACAGCACTAAAGgtgaaattcataaaaattcataaagatattttaaaacttgaaattcattcgaaaattttgattcaaaatgtcaataataatttaaatctacGTGTACTTTGTGGCTTACAGGTATCCTTGAAATGTCCTATTACCTTTAAACGCATCACACTGCCAGCTAGAGGACACGATTGTAAACATATACAGTGCTTCGATTTGGAatcatatttgcaattaaattgtGAACGGGGCAATTGGAGATGTCCGGTGTGTACGTAAGTattcaagaaattattatgatttacAGCATATTCattcaaattaataacaaattcttATATTCTTATGTTGCAGAAAACCTGCGCAGTTGGAAGGTTTAGAGGTCGATCAGTATATGTGGGGTATTCTGAGTACGTTGAACAATGCAGAACATGTCGAAGAAGTAACGATAGATTCGGTTGCCAACTGGAAACCTGCGAAGAACTTTTCCGGGATAAAGCCCGAGGAAGAAAACGATTGCAAGAGAATAACTAAAGCCATGTCACCAGGTAGTATGAACATGCCGACAATGAACAATTGGGACATAAATCAGGCGATGAGTCCATATATACCACCAGACATGAACAGCATCGTGAGCGGCTCGATGATGAACAGCGCTTCTTCCACATACGCGAATAATAGCATAAACCATCGGAACACGTCGGGCGGCACATATGAAGTAAATACTGGCGCCAACACTATTAGCAATAATGATTACGCCAGCGCAACGGGTCCGCTTTCGCACTTAAATGAATCCGTTAACTCTTTAGATCCTCTTAATGCTATGGAGAAGTCACTCAATGATCAGGTAAGTTTTGTCGAACACGTAATGGTTATTATTCTTGAGGAATCGTGAAATTACGAATAACGCGCAGTGTTCAGGGTACGCACATCAACCGGCCTTTTATTCAAcgcaataaaagaaataatacacAAAGCTTTTAACTGTTCTAAACaattaaagataataataatgacaagcACGTGGTTGTACATGCGGACGACCACGACAACGACTGCGACTACGACcgtgaagaaaagaaaaagggtgCAACGACGTCGCCTCGCGCGCGAAACAAAACTACATGTATTACTACGTGCAATACCGTAAAGTCCGATTACAGGTGCCACTTCCttacaaaataaaacttaaataaaaGCTCGAAAAACCATAAAccttaacaattattatataatggaATTAGTCATCTTGTAACTCAACAATGACGGAAACAACCATAAAATACAATAGTCTTATAATACCGGCAGTAATATATGTGGAAGTGATCAATGCGTAAACACACTAAAAAGGTTCCAATTTTGGTAATTCTTCGGAATAAGGAATCCCGCTCCAAtcaccttgaccttgacatatattatagaggtcatcttcctgagtgaccttcagaaagTTTTAGTCGAcagtcattgtttattaaaacttattaacaaaagaagtttgatAGTTTTGCATgcattttcagctgtccacgccaAGCAAGAATTTGaccttgatatatattatagaggtcatcctcCCGAGTAATTTGCAGAAGATTTTAGCTGTCGTtccttgtttattaaaaagttattaacaaaaaacgtTTAATGATATTGCAACTATCTTCTTGCTGTCTAAAGGAAGAGTTACGGGtgagttaggttaggttaggttagtttttTGCGGAGAAGAGGTATAGACGAAGTCCCTCACCCGCCCCGATAACATGAAACACTAGAATCTGCAAATCTACGAGGgtgaatcaaatataaatcGGAATTATTGTTTTACGTGCCGTAAGGTGAACGGAGAGGGGCGCGTTCTGAGCGTTGTAAGTAGGGATACCTGAAGGGGATTCCTCCCGTAGGGGACCTCACATTATCGCTTCTTTAATCAGTATCACGATGTCAGAGCAAGAAGTACCCTCGTCCGTTGCGCAacggattatttattatcaagttTCTCACGACAGAGGGCGTAACATCGTCCGAAATTTTGAGAAGGCTTAAGGCATAGTTCGGGAACAACACCCTTAAGAAGACTCAAGTGTACGCGTGGCAGAATCTGCACTCGTCAAAGCCAAAACTCGGCTCTCAGCTGGAAAGGTTCTTGCAACTGTATTTTGTGATTTTAAAGGAGTTTTGCATGTCGATTTTCTCCACGAACGTCGTACTGTGAACGCCGCGTACTACTGGCAACTTTTGGACGAAACAAAACTCGCATATCGTCGGAAAAGACGCGAATTTCCAATCCGAGATGTTATCCTGCTTCACGACAACTCCTGGCCTCATACAGCTGCCCAAACTCGACAAAAAATTGAGGATTTGTTCTGGACTACACTAGAACACCCTCCCTACAATCCGGACTTATCGTCCTGCGATTATCATTTGTTTGGACCACTAAAAGAAGCATTTGAAGGACAGAGATTTGACGACGATGTTGCTGTCTAAGCGTTCGTGCGCGATTGGCTGGTGTCAACCACCTTCATTTTACGATAGCGAGATCAAAAAACTACCTATCCGCTGGGAAAAATGTGTTTCTAAGTCAAGAGATTATGTAGAAAAATAACtttgtttgtatttttatgatgcttcaataaatttaaaaaaaaattccgGTTTATATTTGATTCATCCTCATATAAAAGAGCTATAGATATGAATAGGGTGCAGGGGAAGGGCAGGACCTCTTCCCTCTCCCCGCagaaacctaacctaacctaacttaactcCACTCAAAACTCCTTCTTTCACGTAGACCACTGAAAACTCGTGCAATATCATAAAcgttttttgttattatttttttaataaacaattttaataacaaataatatgtCCACTCGAACAGTGCGCAACTTTGTGTGTCTAATAGCACGGTGTGCAATTACAACAGTCCAATTTTATTGTGCGCCAAAGAGCCTCTCTTTACATCTACATCTTTATCAAGATACTAGCTTTAATGCCCGGTCTTGCCCGGTACAGTTTACATTAAACAGTGTTTAATTAACTTGTAGTaggtatagatatataatagtcTAGATAGATTATTTCCTCTAAAAagaagtatttaaaaaaataaagacggTAAGACCTTCTACTTGTCAAGACAAACAAAGTGATATAACACACTTGTGGATGCAGTTCATGTTTATTGAGaaaacgcatttcaaaatatgtactttcacatttatataatagtatagatagatatatagattttctattataacatagcaaatatgaaaaatattatacgtatgctgatatatttattgacaattattaaacttcttatAACAATGTTGTTATTTACATTACAGATGCCTCATACTCCGCATACACCACATACTCCGCAATCGACTCCTCATACACCGGGCGGAGGAGCAACTGGGCCGCCGAGTGTTCCGCCTGCATCACAAGAATCTACAGGGAATCACAATACCTCTAGCAACACGAGTACAGGTATAAATAATGACGGCACGGCGGATTTATCATCGGATTTAAATTTTGATCCTACTGCGGTCATGGAAGGAGAAAGTGCCGGACAAGAAGCATTAAAtgtaagtataataaatattaggggtaattatttagtttaacggagcaacatCGAATGACCttaaccttgacatatattatagaggtcaccctcctgagtgaccttcaaaaggttttagctgtcgctcgttgtttattaaaaagttattaacaaaagaagtttaatgattttacacgaattttcagctgttcATGCAAATCAAgaacttgagtttgacatatattacaaaagtcaccttcccgaataacccgcactaggtttcacccgttgctcgttgtttgttaaaaagttattaacaaaaaagtttaatgaatagagcataattttacgatatcatatacgtttacgaaagagtatatttgatggaattttacctttaaatcagaaataggtttgggttaggttatattttccgaaactggagcctcggacacatacgctcgttttcagcctgCTTCGCGAGAGGGCGGGagggaggggcttcgcccctccctcCGCCGGGgccggtgttacagatttcacagtacagattttgatcacctggtacacggcacggatcccagcggggggaggggcgaagtcCCTTCCCCCCACCCTCCCACGAAACGGACTGAacaacgagcgtatgtgtccggggctccagtttcggaaaatataacctaacctaacctaaccaggttaggttaggttaggttattaaaaattgtttattaaagtgatttaacctaacctaacctaaccaggttaggttaggttaggttaaatcactttccttccttcgttcatattcatcgtttatgtctttcaatatttaaaataactactatattttcgaaacttcttttgttaataactttttaataaacaatgagcgacggctaaaaccttttaaaggtcactcaggagggtgaccttgacaacatatgtcaaggtcaaggtcattcgaggttgctcccTTAATCTAAATAAGTAcctaagataatttttaatccgAATTTGACTTAATATGATAGTCATAGCTTTATTCAGTGTGCAACAACGAAGAACATTGTTGAAAAGATAGCATTccgaatgtaaaataaatatattcaacaCAATatgtaacacacacacacacgcgcgcgcgcacgcgcgcactctattcaataactataaaaggtattagaaagaaaaaggttCCCTAGAGAGCTAAATGTGTACATAATTCATTGAAGAAGTTgtaaattctataaattattattccaaatcATATTCTTAAAGATAAGGAGAGGCAGATACTTATATGCCTCTTAGCgataaaaatgtaagaaaataatccTATGAAGTTatttgagaaaataaaaataaataaagtaataaagataattaagtttgagtatgaataattaattaaaattttaaattctttatgtaTGTATCTTATAAGTGTAAATCATATTATTGATAAACGTGATGGTAAGATTCAATATTGGAATGGTAAGAATATAAGAAGAATTGTCACTCTCAATCAATTTAATGGGAAGTAAAAGCTAGTTAAAGGAtcaaaaattctaaaaatattagatGTTATTATCATAATAGGTATAATAggtataaaaatcaaattaaataatttgttttgcgACACCGTAAATGAACGACGTTCGCGACCGCGTGACCAGCTCACGTTCCGCCGTGGACGCGGGGAGTCACGGGTGAGTAGAGGTCGGGTTGGATGGTCAGCGCGGACCAATCGCCGGTAAAATGCGGGACTGAAGTATTGGGCGCCAGGTGCGCGAGCGCACCACTCAAAGATTCCGTACTGTAGCTGGATTATTGCGTGACCTCAGGGCGGAGGTCGGATAATATGAGAGTCTGGAGAGGGACGAGTCAGTAACGAATCATATAAAatcaacaaataatatatttggtaAAGAACGTAACAAATATGTAGAGATCCCCATACGAGGATCAACGCAAGACAAGCACGATAATCGCAAAACCAACAGAATAATAATACGGGATGTGGCCACGCGGGAGGCCGTTTATATCGCGGTAATTCTCACGTACGCGACCCCGATTTTGGGAGACCCGAGCGCGTCGGCGTCGAGATCTCGCGGATCGGTCGCGACGCTAACTCCCGAACGATATCGACAAGATGAACAATACCCGGAAAGCACACCCAAAACTCAACGATAAGCGGAAGCGTTACTCCGCGATACGAGACGGAACCGATAATCTTGCACGATACGCGAGCGATACCCCACGCAACGATACAAGGGCGCTATTGCACGCCAGAGATACAAAACTGGAGCGTTACTTCATGCATACGATATTTACTATAAACTGATTACCACAATGACAAGACGATACTGGAGCGTTACTTCACGCATGCGATAATCACCGTAAACCGATTACCGCAAATGACGAGACGATCTCTCAATCCATTAAACGAAACAATATGAGACGGAAGGGACGCGATACGACGCTACGCAATATAACATACGCGATACAATAAGATACGATACAAAATGATTGGAGCCGGCGAATTCCGAGAGGGAGGATCTAATCACTCCGGTACTCAACACCTTGCGGTGGCTCGGTATATTCGGGAGTGTACGGGATTCTACTATTTTCACGAGACGCTTTCCGGAGCTGACGGGCCTCGATAACACGCCTCCGATAGGTTATCtcgatatgttaattaatactgAGGCTCGAGGTGCCGTCTTGGCCGGGAACGGAATTTATACAGTCGCCGAGTGAGGTTCTTACAGGTTGGTGCTCGTCCCACGTTGTCCTGATCGTCAGGTGTGGTACTCGTCGATTTCGATCAGTCGAAGGGCCTCGGAATCGCTCCTTGCTCAACGCTAGCCGGGCTCGCAGTGAAGATCGCGGAGCGTGCCGGGAGGGCCTCGTTAGTCCGCGCATCGATTTGCGCAATCCATCGATTCGGCGGCGATAGATCCATGTTTCGGCCGCTACTTCGATTCATCCGCAGCCCCTCGGTTGACACTCCTTGTAGTTCTTTCTGCGCTACCTATTCCCTTTGCTACGACCAGTAGTTCCCTGCCAGAGCGGCCAGACTCCGACAGGGACGAGGCGGAAAGATCCTCCATCCGCTCTGGCCAGCGGGCCCGCCTCGGTAATCGGGAATAGCAGCTTGCAGATCGTGATAAAGCTGGCGAGCAGATCCTTTGCTCGGTAGGCCGAGGGTGCGGTAATTTTGAAGCGGTGCTCCGGTACTGCTGAGAGTCGGTTATGACTCGGCTCCTCCCGGGCTCCCGATACTCGCTTCCGGTCGTCTTGCAGGACTTCTCTTCGCCCCGTCCGTCGCTCCTCCCTATCCGGCAGCCTCTCCGTTGTCTGTATCCTCACTCGGCTATTCGAACTGCAATTCCTCTCGCAATCCTTCTGTAAAGCAAAACGAACGCGACGGATCGCTCCCCTTCGGGAAGCTGGAGCGACTCCGATAAATTCCCCCCTCGGTTGGGCAACGCCCTTGTGACGGACGTCAAAATGTCTCGTCACAGTTTATCAacgtcaattatttttctcgttttgaaattttactgAAGAAATAAAGGAATGACAGATAAGAGAGTGGAgatgagaaattataattaacataaatattgtagagataaataaagttaaaaatcataaaataggTTTTATTTGtggaataaaagaatattattttaaaatagtgatataatatttttaaactgaTAATTTAaggttttaatttaaactaATTCTTTTCATTACAAATAGATGtactactattattatttgatttaaaaaatcgatactTTTCCTCAGTCATTTAATGAGTTAAAATCATAAAAGTAAAGGAGGAAGGATATTACATTTTGTTAGAggatattaatcattttttaaagtaatttaaatttgttgaTTCAATTATAATAGGTATAACTCTGTGGTTTATACCACAGATTACTGAACATTGACCATAGAATAATCCTGGTCGGTATATAAAAGGATTTGTTTGATTAAGGCGGCCTGGAGTTGAGTCTATTTTAATTCCAAGGGAAGAGACTGTTCAAGCGTGAATTACATTGATGGAGGTTGTGATGACACGAATATTTAGATTAAGTGGTAAAATACATCGATTGTCTACATCGAGGagtcaaaatttatttaagttgAGTTGATTAGATGGAATTATAAATGAATCAAATTCAATATTGAGGAAATCTGAATATTCATATCTTCAATATCATTGATGACCTACAGATTTAATCGCGCGGGGAGTTGTTTATCACAAGTGGCAATGACTAGGCAGGAGCGACGCGcctaacaatatataaaaacaatttcaaaaGTAAGACTTGAACCAACAACACGCAGCATACTAGTCGGGCGCTTTATCCACTACGCCACGCTGTTAGCTGCTAATCCGTTCTTCCTACTCGGTACATTACGAGCacgtaaatttttaaacatgttTTTCTCGCGAATGCTTGAGAGGTGAGTCGTATCCTTTTATGATGAATTAGTGGGAAGATGGAACAACAATGTATATAAGACTCAGCAAAATCGGTGATTATACTGCCTGGGGGTCCCCTCCACTCTATCTGCACACGAACATTGTCCCAAACattctgagacaccctgtatatatattttgtttatatttattgtgcaATAACATCCTGTAATATTCTGTTGTTACAGCTTTTGCCGGATAATGTGGATGCGATGGAACTCCTCTCATATCTCGAGCCACCGGATCTCAACACTCCTCCCAGTAGTGGTGCTAGCAGCGACAACCCTTCTTCCAGCGATGATATTTTAGCACTCttcgaataaaaagaaaaaaagaggaaaaaataaGACGATcggatattttgtaaaaatataatcaaactacaattaattttgtaaaaagaaaatttaggAGAAATGGTTGGTATCTCACTGCAAATATAATGGCGATTACAAACTTCCGCGCAAATCCTCAGGAATCCGTAGATCCCAACGAATCGCTGAATATCCAATCTTAAACCTTAACATTGGAAGATCAATTTTAAAGTGTATTGTATGTAAACGCTTGCAGTgacaaaattcaaattttatcgGGATCGCTATGGGTGCTCTCACCTAATCAATGGTACAAATAATCTTAGCTATAGTTACAATATTTCTATCGAACGACACGCGCATACAGTGCTAGaattaaagaaacaaattttaacgATACATGATAAATATCATATTAGTACTtggcataaaaatattatgatatagaAAGATAATTGCTCTGTTATCAAAACATAAATACATGggtaattatatagtttaacggagcaccCTCGGATGACCtggaccttgacatatattataaaggtcaccctcctgagtgaccttcaaaaggttttagccgtcgctcgttgtttattaaaaagttgtaaACAAAAGAAGTGGGTAAACCTAAAGAAAAGGAGGcatctccgatgaccttgaccttgacatatgttataacgatcactctcctgagtgaccttcaaaaggttttagccggcactcgtgttcattaaaaagttattaacaaaataaatttagtgGTTTCGTATGGATTTTCCACCAAGTAACATGCAGAAGGTTTCATCtgttgctcgttgtttgttaaaaagttattaaccaaaaaagtatcacgcatagttttcagcccgcttcgcgggagggcggggcaaagcccctccccccgccgtggccagtgtaacaaatttcagtGTGATACACGATtgttttatactataatagaAGACGTTCAGACACgtatcccggcgggggggaggggctttgcccctccccccgccctcccgcgaagcgggctgaaaactatgcgtgatacttttttggttaataactttttaacaaacaacgagcaacaGATGAAACCTTCTGCATGTTACTTGGTGAGGCGATCTGTGtaatatatgttaacttcaagtccttgcttcgtgTGAAAAGTCGAAGATCCATACAAAATCactgaattaattttgtttataactttttaataaacaatgagcgacggctaaaaccttttgaagatcactcaggagggtgacctttataatatatgtcaaggtcaaggtcatccgagggtgctccgttaaactatataattaccaatacatgaaatatagaagacattttgtcattttttaatagcaaAATTTCACATCATTTGAAATTTGTTTTGATgctatatttttgtatatttgctttgtacatttatatactttgctctattttatcattataatttattatatttacaatctATCTAATAAGAGCAAACTACTGTTTGAATACGGTTAcatcaaaaagttttaaacgagttataaaagaatttttcttctattataCAGAGGGTTTCAGGTATTGTTCGACTTTTACTAGAGATTTACATTTAACATAAGTGTCACGTACGTCAAAAAATTCAAAGCTTCTTTCCTCTGCACGTTCGAAAAGATCGAAAATGTTGCAGGAAGTGgctgcaaatatataaaaaagctAAAGGCGTTTGTGAACAAGTGgataaagaaatatgaaacaaTGAGCAGATTTCTCCAGCGATCGTCAAAACACCTTTTTCACACAATGAAGGTGGATATTTGAGACTGTGTTTTAAATTAAGGATTTGGAGCTTTATCTCTATTTACGGAGAATTTCAATGCCAAGAAGATGGTCAAGAGAGCATACTAGAGAGCATTAATATCATATGCTCAAAAGTTGGAACCAAATATTAGGACTGGAAGTCCTTTAAGAGGACAGCAACTTAAAACATCGAAATCGTTTTTGCTCCCAgtgaaaggaagaaaatgaTGTCGAAACATTAGGTGTCACAGTCATCAGGTGCAAATAGAGAATGTCTGgattaatataaaacgataataagataaaactgtgtgaaaaaaatatacacggTGAAACAATCATTTCGACAGATTCAATATGGCGGTATTTATCTCGAAAGTGTGCTGTAAAACTAGTGGAAAGTATACTTCAAAATAT comes from Ooceraea biroi isolate clonal line C1 chromosome 8, Obir_v5.4, whole genome shotgun sequence and encodes:
- the LOC105280634 gene encoding zinc finger MIZ domain-containing protein 1 isoform X2 encodes the protein MVAAASSTATATASVVAMQDRQDIPAQFNQMQNQHGISHQSYSAGYGQRGPMAGMSPVGMNNFNNMSTMSPMHSMSSMNSMNSMNGMNSINPMTIGGMNGMNVMNGMTSINSMNNMNNMAMNNMMGSNNMQMNKMQAQSHQGYPRRLAPYPNPPMHLAQKRQQLSYPNQNLAAMQQSFNGMTTQYPTNYPGGARPNFQQQYPPVHNMNSTSSGFGPNVMIRGTNIRQTTPAYSTVSQAVTNQYGYSSNGVSVMPIIPSTSVSSQQFISHQPNAVYGSGNTSYGAPAVATSQYQQDVASMRSTSSGNVNYQHSPIPGNPTPPLTPATSMPPYISPNPDIKSNFNEMKSPVNIQNDELRLTFPVKDGTILPPFRLEHNLAVSNHVFQLKPTVHQTLMWRSDLELQLKCFHHEDRQLNTNWPMSVQVSVNATPLIIDRGENKTSHKPLYLKDVCQAGRNTIQITVAACCCSHLFILQLVHRPSLRSVLHGLLRKRLLGAEHCITKIKRNFNNTLSNNGIQSEKDVVEQTALKVSLKCPITFKRITLPARGHDCKHIQCFDLESYLQLNCERGNWRCPVCTKPAQLEGLEVDQYMWGILSTLNNAEHVEEVTIDSVANWKPAKNFSGIKPEEENDCKRITKAMSPGSMNMPTMNNWDINQAMSPYIPPDMNSIVSGSMMNSASSTYANNSINHRNTSGGTYEMPHTPHTPHTPQSTPHTPGGGATGPPSVPPASQESTGNHNTSSNTSTGINNDGTADLSSDLNFDPTAVMEGESAGQEALNLLPDNVDAMELLSYLEPPDLNTPPSSGASSDNPSSSDDILALFE
- the LOC105280634 gene encoding zinc finger MIZ domain-containing protein 1 isoform X1, translating into MVAAASSTATATASVVAMQDRQDIPAQFNQMQNQHGISHQSYSAGYGQRGPMAGMSPVGMNNFNNMSTMSPMHSMSSMNSMNSMNGMNSINPMTIGGMNGMNVMNGMTSINSMNNMNNMAMNNMMGSNNMQMNKMQAQSHQGYPRRLAPYPNPPMHLAQKRQQLSYPNQNLAAMQQSFNGMTTQYPTNYPGGARPNFQQQYPPVHNMNSTSSGFGPNVMIRGTNIRQTTPAYSTVSQAVTNQYGYSSNGVSVMPIIPSTSVSSQQFISHQPNAVYGSGNTSYGAPAVATSQYQQDVASMRSTSSGNVNYQHSPIPGNPTPPLTPATSMPPYISPNPDIKSNFNEMKSPVNIQNDELRLTFPVKDGTILPPFRLEHNLAVSNHVFQLKPTVHQTLMWRSDLELQLKCFHHEDRQLNTNWPMSVQVSVNATPLIIDRGENKTSHKPLYLKDVCQAGRNTIQITVAACCCSHLFILQLVHRPSLRSVLHGLLRKRLLGAEHCITKIKRNFNNTLSNNGIQSEKDVVEQTALKVSLKCPITFKRITLPARGHDCKHIQCFDLESYLQLNCERGNWRCPVCTKPAQLEGLEVDQYMWGILSTLNNAEHVEEVTIDSVANWKPAKNFSGIKPEEENDCKRITKAMSPGSMNMPTMNNWDINQAMSPYIPPDMNSIVSGSMMNSASSTYANNSINHRNTSGGTYEVNTGANTISNNDYASATGPLSHLNESVNSLDPLNAMEKSLNDQMPHTPHTPHTPQSTPHTPGGGATGPPSVPPASQESTGNHNTSSNTSTGINNDGTADLSSDLNFDPTAVMEGESAGQEALNLLPDNVDAMELLSYLEPPDLNTPPSSGASSDNPSSSDDILALFE